A genomic segment from Drosophila willistoni isolate 14030-0811.24 chromosome 2L unlocalized genomic scaffold, UCI_dwil_1.1 Seg168, whole genome shotgun sequence encodes:
- the LOC6640877 gene encoding ATP synthase subunit s, mitochondrial, which produces MLSHLLSRPSCVLRCSPSPSSIGASGFSRKIWGYVAVAFNQVDAQRLAKVGPNRLCAEWVVKNGGGVRFVDSPSKLWKDYNSLPAETTQFCLKVIDATNASIMKIGLEHFKNCNHIDTVIFHNCKHLEDDGLEGLKHLTNSLTRLQISGCYNLVDADLAVISELKNLQQLIIFDMIYVKDMDEVARKLKQCLPKCDIKATKFGVPVKADK; this is translated from the coding sequence ATGTTGagccatttgctatctcgacCAAGTTGCGTACTAAGATGCAGTCCATCTCCTTCCTCCATCGGTGCTTCGGGATTCTCTCGAAAGATTTGGGGATATGTTGCAGTGGCATTCAATCAAGTTGATGCTCAACGTCTGGCCAAGGTGGGCCCCAATCGTCTTTGCGCCGAGTGGGTGGTAAAGAATGGCGGAGGTGTCCGGTTTGTGGATAGTCCCAGTAAACTGTGGAAGGATTACAATTCTCTGCCCGCCGAAACTACACAGTTTTGCCTAAAAGTAATTGACGCAACCAATGCGTCTATAATGAAAATCGGATTGGAACACTTTAAGAATTGTAATCACATAGACACGGTGATATTTCATAATTGCAAGCACCTGGAAGACGATGGCTTGGAGGGCCTCAAACATTTAACTAATAGTCTGACACGCCTTCAAATCTCGGGATGTTATAATCTAGTCGATGCCGATCTTGCTGTCATCAGCGAATTGAAAAATCTCCAGCAGTTGATCATCTTCGATATGATATATGTTAAGGATATGGATGAGGTGGCACGAAAGTTGAAACAATGTTTGCCGAAATGTGATATAaaagccaccaaatttggtgtccCAGTCAAGGCGGACAAGTGA